From the genome of Periplaneta americana isolate PAMFEO1 chromosome 15, P.americana_PAMFEO1_priV1, whole genome shotgun sequence, one region includes:
- the LOC138715428 gene encoding myb/SANT-like DNA-binding domain-containing protein 3 has product MKQTKNVRGPNFSDNDRALLLNIIESFMHIIENKKTDSVWVKQKEEAWKKTASEFNEATYEVARTPQQLKIAYENYKRRTKKLAADDKAELYKTGGGTFKSKLDADGERLISRLNSHFAPVNNPCDSDGQYQVFQVTEQDCNILEDSHETLFDGAVSIVHPARLHSTSGHDVTGDKYGDEASSIPPSPSSANQQDSLSAGRHLSSEITPINLLTGSRSGIIRPRSRSQRSRLEDYTPSKTDFNELRCRLLIEKHEMEMEILKTNLQVAQVELEIKRAILAKENK; this is encoded by the exons atgaagcaaacaaaaaacgTAAGGGGGCCCAATTTTTCTGACAATGATAGAGCCCTCTTATTGAACATCATAGAGAGCTTTATGCATATCATTGAAAATAAGAAGACAGATAGTGTTTGGGTGAAGCAGAAAGAGGAGGCCTGGAAGAAAACTGCTTCAGAATTTAATGAAGCTACATATGAGGTTGCAAGAACACCCCAGCAATTAAAGATTGCATATGAAAACTACAAAAGGAGAACCAAGAAACTTGCAGCTGACGATAAG GCAGAGCTCTACAAAACTGGTGGAGGAACTTTTAAAAGTAAGCTAGATGCAGATGGCGAAAGACTAATATCCAGGCTGAATTCCCATTTTGCACCTGTGAATAATCCTTGTGACAGTGATGGCCAGTACCAAGTTTTTCAAGTAACAGAACAGGATTGCAATATACTGGAG GATAGCCATGAAACTTTATTTGATGGAGCTGTGTCTATAGTGCACCCTGCTCGTTTGCATTCAACTTCTGGTCATGATGTCACTGGGGACAAATATGGAGATGAGGCCTCATCTATTCCGCCGTCCCCGTCTTCTGCAAATCAACAAGATTCATTGTCAGCAGGTCGTCATTTGTCATCAGAAATTACACCAATAAACCTACTGACAGGAAGCAGGAGTGGAATAATTAGGCCCAGATCAAGATCACAAAGAAGCAGGCTGGAAGACTATACGCCCAGTAAAACTGATTTTAATGAATTAAGGTGTCGACTTCTGATCGAAAAACAtgaaatggaaatggaaatttTAAAAACTAATCTACAAGTGGCCCAAGTAGAGTTAGAGATTAAAAGGGCAATTCTagccaaagaaaataaataa